A region of Panicum virgatum strain AP13 chromosome 8N, P.virgatum_v5, whole genome shotgun sequence DNA encodes the following proteins:
- the LOC120686278 gene encoding LRR receptor kinase SERK2-like isoform X3, protein MRQALNDNSGVLHDWNDNQMSPCYWDHVTCQDNIVTKISLSSSGLTGVLSPSIAKLTTLQELLLNGNSITGGIPQEFGNLSSLTTLNLGQNNLNGSIPDSLGHLPKLEILDLSQNNLSGSIPSSFLNLPSLNNINLAYNNLSGEIPQYLLRVAQYNYTGNHLNCGQHLFSCEGGSTRTGGSKNSKLKVVLGSIAGAVTLLVIGVLIVLWWQRMHYRPEIFIDVSGQNDHRLEFGQIKRFSWRELQIATNNFSEQNVLGKGGFGKVYKGVLPGPDSIKIAVKRLFDVESPEGDLPFLREVELISIAVHKNILRLIGFCTTPKERLLVYPFMENLSVASRLRDIKLNEPALDWTTRMRIALGAARGLEYLHEHCNPKIIHRDVKAANVLLDGNFEAVVGDFGLAKMVDIGRNTVTTGVRGTIGHIAPEYIKTGRPSVKTDVFGYGVTLLEIVTGERAIAFYPDRIEEAGEIMLIDQVKMLMEEGRLHEIVDRNLGGAYNHEELEKITQVALLCTHMDPDQRPAMSEVVQMLEGEFVPVERWEEWQLAELNRRQQHEMRQQRKLFSFSEESLNIQEAIELSTGR, encoded by the exons ATGAGGCAAGCCCTCAACGATAACAGTGGTGTCCTTCATGACTGGAACGATAATCAAATGAGCCCCTGCTATTGGGACCATGTTACTTGTCAAGACAACATAGTTACAAAAAT AAGTTTGTCCTCATCTGGATTAACAGGGGTCTTGTCACCCAGCATTGCAAAGCTAACAACTTTACAAGAGCT GCTATTGAATGGCAACAGCATAACTGGAGGGATTCCTCAGGAGTTTGGGAACCTATCAAGTTTGACAACTCTAAACCTTGGACAAAATAATTTAAATGGCTCAATACCGGATTCCCTTGGCCATCTTCCTAAACTTGAAATTCT GGATCTAAGCCAAAACAATTTAAGCGGGAGTATTCCAAGCTCTTTCTTAAATCTTCCATCATTGAATAATAT CAATCTTGCATATAATAATCTTAGTGGTGAAATACCACAATATCTACTTCGGGTGGCTCAATACAA CTATACAGGTAACCATTTGAATTGTGgccaacatttattttcatgTGAAGGAGGCAGCACAAGGACAG GCGGATCAAAAAACTCCAAGCTAAAGGTGGTTCTTGGAAGCATTGCTGGAGCAGTCACTCTCCTTGTCATTGGAGTTCTAATTGTGTTATGGTGGCAAAGAATGCATTACCGACCTGAAATCTTCATTGATGTCTCAG GTCAGAATGATCACAGACTAGAGTTTGGGCAGATAAAGCGGTTCTCATGGCGAGAGCTCCAGATTGCAACCAACAATTTCAGTGAACAGAATGTTCTTGGCAAAGGAGGTTTTGGTAAGGTGTACAAAGGAGTTCTTCCAGGTCCAGACAGTATAAAGATTGCAGTGAAACGACTGTTTGATGTGGAGAGTCCTGAAGGGGACCTGCCTTTCCTCAGAGAAGTTGAATTGATAAGCATTGCTGTACATAAGAACATATTAAGGTTGATAGGGTTCTGTACGACACCGAAAGAAAGACTCTTGGTCTACCCTTTCATGGAGAATCTGAGTGTTGCTTCCCGTTTAAGAG ATATAAAACTAAATGAACCAGCATTAGATTGGACTACAAGAATGCGAATTGCTCTTGGTGCTGCCCGTGGATTGGAATACCTTCATGAGCACTGTAATCCCAAGATCATCCACCGTGATGTGAAGGCTGCCAATGTCCTGCTTGATGGGAACTTTGAAGCAGTTGTAGGAGATTTTGGGTTGGCAAAGATGGTGGACATAGGAAGGAACACAGTCACGACAGGGGTTCGTGGCACTATAGGCCACATAGCTCCTGAGTACATAAAGACAGGAAGGCCATCAGTTAAGACAGATGTATTTGGATATGGTGTCACGCTGTTAGAGATTGTAACAGGGGAGCGAGCAATTGCATTCTATCCTGACCGTATCGAAGAAGCAGGCGAGATCATGCTAATTGATCAG GTCAAAATGTTGATGGAAGAAGGGCGACTACATGAAATTGTCGATCGCAATCTAGGTGGTGCATACAACCATGAAGAGCTGGAGAAGATTACCCAGGTAGCACTCCTCTGCACCCACATGGACCCTGATCAACGCCCTGCAATGTCTGAGGTGGTGCAGATGCTGGAAGGAGAGTTTGTCCCAGTAGAGCGATGGGAGGAGTGGCAGCTAGCTGAGCTCAACCGACGACAGCAGCATGAAATGAGGCAGCAGCGCAAACTATTCAGCTTCAGTGAAGAATCTCTAAACATTCAGGAAGCCATTGAGCTGTCAACTGGCAGATGA
- the LOC120686278 gene encoding LRR receptor kinase SERK2-like isoform X1, which produces MPYTVKHYISQIASQTLNRFNKKSLHDDPRNKTVLSAVEALYEMRQALNDNSGVLHDWNDNQMSPCYWDHVTCQDNIVTKISLSSSGLTGVLSPSIAKLTTLQELLLNGNSITGGIPQEFGNLSSLTTLNLGQNNLNGSIPDSLGHLPKLEILDLSQNNLSGSIPSSFLNLPSLNNINLAYNNLSGEIPQYLLRVAQYNYTGNHLNCGQHLFSCEGGSTRTGGSKNSKLKVVLGSIAGAVTLLVIGVLIVLWWQRMHYRPEIFIDVSGQNDHRLEFGQIKRFSWRELQIATNNFSEQNVLGKGGFGKVYKGVLPGPDSIKIAVKRLFDVESPEGDLPFLREVELISIAVHKNILRLIGFCTTPKERLLVYPFMENLSVASRLRDIKLNEPALDWTTRMRIALGAARGLEYLHEHCNPKIIHRDVKAANVLLDGNFEAVVGDFGLAKMVDIGRNTVTTGVRGTIGHIAPEYIKTGRPSVKTDVFGYGVTLLEIVTGERAIAFYPDRIEEAGEIMLIDQVKMLMEEGRLHEIVDRNLGGAYNHEELEKITQVALLCTHMDPDQRPAMSEVVQMLEGEFVPVERWEEWQLAELNRRQQHEMRQQRKLFSFSEESLNIQEAIELSTGR; this is translated from the exons TGACCCCAGAAATAAGACTGTTTTGTCTGCAGTTGAAGCACTCTATGAAATGAGGCAAGCCCTCAACGATAACAGTGGTGTCCTTCATGACTGGAACGATAATCAAATGAGCCCCTGCTATTGGGACCATGTTACTTGTCAAGACAACATAGTTACAAAAAT AAGTTTGTCCTCATCTGGATTAACAGGGGTCTTGTCACCCAGCATTGCAAAGCTAACAACTTTACAAGAGCT GCTATTGAATGGCAACAGCATAACTGGAGGGATTCCTCAGGAGTTTGGGAACCTATCAAGTTTGACAACTCTAAACCTTGGACAAAATAATTTAAATGGCTCAATACCGGATTCCCTTGGCCATCTTCCTAAACTTGAAATTCT GGATCTAAGCCAAAACAATTTAAGCGGGAGTATTCCAAGCTCTTTCTTAAATCTTCCATCATTGAATAATAT CAATCTTGCATATAATAATCTTAGTGGTGAAATACCACAATATCTACTTCGGGTGGCTCAATACAA CTATACAGGTAACCATTTGAATTGTGgccaacatttattttcatgTGAAGGAGGCAGCACAAGGACAG GCGGATCAAAAAACTCCAAGCTAAAGGTGGTTCTTGGAAGCATTGCTGGAGCAGTCACTCTCCTTGTCATTGGAGTTCTAATTGTGTTATGGTGGCAAAGAATGCATTACCGACCTGAAATCTTCATTGATGTCTCAG GTCAGAATGATCACAGACTAGAGTTTGGGCAGATAAAGCGGTTCTCATGGCGAGAGCTCCAGATTGCAACCAACAATTTCAGTGAACAGAATGTTCTTGGCAAAGGAGGTTTTGGTAAGGTGTACAAAGGAGTTCTTCCAGGTCCAGACAGTATAAAGATTGCAGTGAAACGACTGTTTGATGTGGAGAGTCCTGAAGGGGACCTGCCTTTCCTCAGAGAAGTTGAATTGATAAGCATTGCTGTACATAAGAACATATTAAGGTTGATAGGGTTCTGTACGACACCGAAAGAAAGACTCTTGGTCTACCCTTTCATGGAGAATCTGAGTGTTGCTTCCCGTTTAAGAG ATATAAAACTAAATGAACCAGCATTAGATTGGACTACAAGAATGCGAATTGCTCTTGGTGCTGCCCGTGGATTGGAATACCTTCATGAGCACTGTAATCCCAAGATCATCCACCGTGATGTGAAGGCTGCCAATGTCCTGCTTGATGGGAACTTTGAAGCAGTTGTAGGAGATTTTGGGTTGGCAAAGATGGTGGACATAGGAAGGAACACAGTCACGACAGGGGTTCGTGGCACTATAGGCCACATAGCTCCTGAGTACATAAAGACAGGAAGGCCATCAGTTAAGACAGATGTATTTGGATATGGTGTCACGCTGTTAGAGATTGTAACAGGGGAGCGAGCAATTGCATTCTATCCTGACCGTATCGAAGAAGCAGGCGAGATCATGCTAATTGATCAG GTCAAAATGTTGATGGAAGAAGGGCGACTACATGAAATTGTCGATCGCAATCTAGGTGGTGCATACAACCATGAAGAGCTGGAGAAGATTACCCAGGTAGCACTCCTCTGCACCCACATGGACCCTGATCAACGCCCTGCAATGTCTGAGGTGGTGCAGATGCTGGAAGGAGAGTTTGTCCCAGTAGAGCGATGGGAGGAGTGGCAGCTAGCTGAGCTCAACCGACGACAGCAGCATGAAATGAGGCAGCAGCGCAAACTATTCAGCTTCAGTGAAGAATCTCTAAACATTCAGGAAGCCATTGAGCTGTCAACTGGCAGATGA
- the LOC120686278 gene encoding LRR receptor kinase SERK2-like isoform X2, with the protein MKLLAFVLVLLVCLQSSAAAEFQVEALYEMRQALNDNSGVLHDWNDNQMSPCYWDHVTCQDNIVTKISLSSSGLTGVLSPSIAKLTTLQELLLNGNSITGGIPQEFGNLSSLTTLNLGQNNLNGSIPDSLGHLPKLEILDLSQNNLSGSIPSSFLNLPSLNNINLAYNNLSGEIPQYLLRVAQYNYTGNHLNCGQHLFSCEGGSTRTGGSKNSKLKVVLGSIAGAVTLLVIGVLIVLWWQRMHYRPEIFIDVSGQNDHRLEFGQIKRFSWRELQIATNNFSEQNVLGKGGFGKVYKGVLPGPDSIKIAVKRLFDVESPEGDLPFLREVELISIAVHKNILRLIGFCTTPKERLLVYPFMENLSVASRLRDIKLNEPALDWTTRMRIALGAARGLEYLHEHCNPKIIHRDVKAANVLLDGNFEAVVGDFGLAKMVDIGRNTVTTGVRGTIGHIAPEYIKTGRPSVKTDVFGYGVTLLEIVTGERAIAFYPDRIEEAGEIMLIDQVKMLMEEGRLHEIVDRNLGGAYNHEELEKITQVALLCTHMDPDQRPAMSEVVQMLEGEFVPVERWEEWQLAELNRRQQHEMRQQRKLFSFSEESLNIQEAIELSTGR; encoded by the exons TTGAAGCACTCTATGAAATGAGGCAAGCCCTCAACGATAACAGTGGTGTCCTTCATGACTGGAACGATAATCAAATGAGCCCCTGCTATTGGGACCATGTTACTTGTCAAGACAACATAGTTACAAAAAT AAGTTTGTCCTCATCTGGATTAACAGGGGTCTTGTCACCCAGCATTGCAAAGCTAACAACTTTACAAGAGCT GCTATTGAATGGCAACAGCATAACTGGAGGGATTCCTCAGGAGTTTGGGAACCTATCAAGTTTGACAACTCTAAACCTTGGACAAAATAATTTAAATGGCTCAATACCGGATTCCCTTGGCCATCTTCCTAAACTTGAAATTCT GGATCTAAGCCAAAACAATTTAAGCGGGAGTATTCCAAGCTCTTTCTTAAATCTTCCATCATTGAATAATAT CAATCTTGCATATAATAATCTTAGTGGTGAAATACCACAATATCTACTTCGGGTGGCTCAATACAA CTATACAGGTAACCATTTGAATTGTGgccaacatttattttcatgTGAAGGAGGCAGCACAAGGACAG GCGGATCAAAAAACTCCAAGCTAAAGGTGGTTCTTGGAAGCATTGCTGGAGCAGTCACTCTCCTTGTCATTGGAGTTCTAATTGTGTTATGGTGGCAAAGAATGCATTACCGACCTGAAATCTTCATTGATGTCTCAG GTCAGAATGATCACAGACTAGAGTTTGGGCAGATAAAGCGGTTCTCATGGCGAGAGCTCCAGATTGCAACCAACAATTTCAGTGAACAGAATGTTCTTGGCAAAGGAGGTTTTGGTAAGGTGTACAAAGGAGTTCTTCCAGGTCCAGACAGTATAAAGATTGCAGTGAAACGACTGTTTGATGTGGAGAGTCCTGAAGGGGACCTGCCTTTCCTCAGAGAAGTTGAATTGATAAGCATTGCTGTACATAAGAACATATTAAGGTTGATAGGGTTCTGTACGACACCGAAAGAAAGACTCTTGGTCTACCCTTTCATGGAGAATCTGAGTGTTGCTTCCCGTTTAAGAG ATATAAAACTAAATGAACCAGCATTAGATTGGACTACAAGAATGCGAATTGCTCTTGGTGCTGCCCGTGGATTGGAATACCTTCATGAGCACTGTAATCCCAAGATCATCCACCGTGATGTGAAGGCTGCCAATGTCCTGCTTGATGGGAACTTTGAAGCAGTTGTAGGAGATTTTGGGTTGGCAAAGATGGTGGACATAGGAAGGAACACAGTCACGACAGGGGTTCGTGGCACTATAGGCCACATAGCTCCTGAGTACATAAAGACAGGAAGGCCATCAGTTAAGACAGATGTATTTGGATATGGTGTCACGCTGTTAGAGATTGTAACAGGGGAGCGAGCAATTGCATTCTATCCTGACCGTATCGAAGAAGCAGGCGAGATCATGCTAATTGATCAG GTCAAAATGTTGATGGAAGAAGGGCGACTACATGAAATTGTCGATCGCAATCTAGGTGGTGCATACAACCATGAAGAGCTGGAGAAGATTACCCAGGTAGCACTCCTCTGCACCCACATGGACCCTGATCAACGCCCTGCAATGTCTGAGGTGGTGCAGATGCTGGAAGGAGAGTTTGTCCCAGTAGAGCGATGGGAGGAGTGGCAGCTAGCTGAGCTCAACCGACGACAGCAGCATGAAATGAGGCAGCAGCGCAAACTATTCAGCTTCAGTGAAGAATCTCTAAACATTCAGGAAGCCATTGAGCTGTCAACTGGCAGATGA